One segment of Rosa chinensis cultivar Old Blush chromosome 6, RchiOBHm-V2, whole genome shotgun sequence DNA contains the following:
- the LOC112169187 gene encoding GTP-binding nuclear protein Ran-B1-like, which translates to MALPNQQTVEYPSFKLVIVGDGGTGKTTFVKRHLTGEFEKNKRRADVPVTTGKKKDTEGRFSKLGERRGTSSLDAQG; encoded by the exons ATG GCTTTGCCGAATCAGCAGACCGTGGAGTACCCGAGCTTCAAGCTCGTAATCGTTGGTGATGGTGGAACAG GGAAAACAACCTTTGTGAAGAGACATCTTACTGGTGAATTTGAGAAGAACAAAAGAAGAGCTGATGTTCCTGTAacaactggaaaaaaaaaag ATACAGAAGGTAGATTCAGCAAATTGGGGGAAAGAAGAGGAACTTCAAGCTTGGATGCCCAAG GCTGA